In one Scyliorhinus canicula chromosome 3, sScyCan1.1, whole genome shotgun sequence genomic region, the following are encoded:
- the LOC119963177 gene encoding neuropeptide Y receptor type 5-like, which translates to MRTFLFKNTSSEYFEIQQPKMDLEGNNKSNVTVTWDNGDNTTAYGFGFPSWDDYNGSIHDIRYLLVGIYTFITVLGLLGNFFVVFALCKNLKQKSMVNFLIGNLALSDILILLFCSPFTLTYVLLDQWIFGEIMCYIVPFVQCVSVMVSILMLMSIAMVRYHMINNPLSNHFTINTGYLVMGTVWIIGFTICSPLPIFHKIIDLSETVHLESLKNKYLCIESWPSDTYRIAYTLSLLIIQYILPIVCLTISHASVCRKISATVPSRQRRSEENEMINLTIHQPANKQLQAQHSKMQGWNYSFLKKHKKRYSKKCASVMPVVANVHKNGQSRNDLLVIHGSESIQPLPTLFLPGVPVCFELKATEPEEHADSQNVSVTPKSITRLRKRSRIVFYKLTIVIVAFTISWMPLHIFHLLTDFNANLISNRHFKLVYCICHLLGLLSCCLNPVLYGFLNNGIKSSLQSLAKRFWVE; encoded by the coding sequence ATGCGcacctttctttttaaaaacaccaGTTCTGAATATTTCGAAATTCAGCAGCCCAAAATGGATCTTGAAGGTAACAATAAAAGTAATGTCACTGTTACTTGGGATAATGGCGATAATACCACAGCATATGGATTTGGTTTCCCTTCTTGGGATGACTACAATGGAAGTATCCATGATATCAGATATTTACTGGTTGGAATTTATACATTTATTACCGTTCTAGGGCTTCTTGGCAACTTCTTTGTTGTATTTGCACTGTGTAAAAACCTAAAACAGAAATCAATGGTTAACTTTCTGATTGGAAATTTAGCCTtatctgacattttaattttgttgTTTTGTTCACCGTTTACACTGACTTATGTTCTTCTCGACCAATGGATCTTTGGGGAGATCATGTGTTATATAGTACCATTTGTTCAGTGTGTGTCGGTCATGGTTTCTATACTCATGCTAATGTCAATTGCCATGGTTCGGTATCACATGATAAACAATCCATTATCTAACCATTTTACCATAAATACGGGATATTTGGTAATGGGAACAGTGTGGATTATTGGATTTACTATTTGCTCACCATTACCTatctttcataaaatcatagacctAAGCGAAACTGTTCACTTGGagtctttaaaaaataaatacttatGTATCGAGTCATGGCCATCTGACACTTACAGAATTGCCTACACATTGTCCTTGTTAATCATTCAATATATTTTGCCAATAGTTTGTCTAACAATCAGCCATGCTAGTGTTTGCAGGAAGATAAGTGCCACTGTtcccagcagacaaaggagatcCGAGGAGAATGAAATGATCAATTTAACTATACACCAGCCTGCTAATAAACAACTTCAAGCACAACACTCAAAGATGCAAGGATGGAACTATTCCTTTCTGAAAAAACACAAGAAGAGATATAGCAAGAAGTGTGCCAGTGTCATGCCTGTTGTGGCCAATGTCCACAAGAATGGCCAGTCTCGCAATGATCTCTTAGTAATCCATGGTTCAGAGAGTATCCAGCCTTTACCAACTTTATTTTTACCAGGTGTACCTGTCTGTTTTGAATTGAAAGCTACGGAACCTGAAGAGCACGCCGATTCACAAAATGTTTCAGTGACGCCAAAATCTATCACCAGGTTGAGGAAACGATCACGCATTGTTTTCTATAAACTCACCATAGTAATTGTTGCTTTTACTATCAGCTGGATGCCTCTGCACATTTTTCACCTTTTAACTGACTTCAACGCTAATCTGATTTCAAACAGGCACTTCAAGCTGGTGTATTGCATCTGTCACCTGCTGGGTTTGCTGTCCTGCTGCTTGAATCCTGTGCTATATGGGTTCTTGAACAACGGCATCAAATCTAGTTTACAATCCTTGGCCAAACGCTTTTGGGTAGAATAA